One window of the Streptomyces sp. NBC_00654 genome contains the following:
- a CDS encoding NAD(P)-dependent alcohol dehydrogenase produces MRYYHLTGFSGVDALRLDERRVPVPGPREVLVRMRAWSLNHRDLMIADGRYGRGMKPDVVPLSDGAGEVVDAGSEVTRWKPGDRVTSVFLPRWISGPADAARTAGALGGPVDGVLAEYVAFDQDALVATPSHLEDAEACTLPCAAVTAWHALVVYGGIVPGQSVLTLGSGGVSVFALQFAVLAGAEVTVTSSSDAKLERLLAMGAVAGVNYSRTPEWGKHIQRMTNGGVDHVVEVGGPGTLPQSVRAVRAGGRVSVIGVLSQGPGIDPVQLLRRAVTVQGMQVGSRETFEAMNRAVELHRIRPVIDHAFAFSDAGAAYRRLESGGHFGKVVIAAD; encoded by the coding sequence GTGAGGTACTACCACCTGACCGGCTTCTCGGGCGTGGACGCGTTGCGGCTGGACGAGCGCCGGGTGCCCGTGCCGGGGCCGCGCGAGGTCCTTGTCCGGATGAGGGCCTGGTCGTTGAACCACCGGGACCTCATGATCGCCGACGGCCGGTACGGGCGGGGGATGAAGCCGGACGTGGTGCCGCTCTCCGACGGCGCGGGGGAAGTGGTGGACGCCGGCTCCGAGGTGACGCGCTGGAAGCCCGGGGACCGGGTCACCAGCGTCTTTCTGCCCCGGTGGATCTCCGGCCCGGCCGACGCGGCCAGGACGGCCGGTGCGCTGGGCGGTCCGGTCGACGGCGTGCTCGCCGAGTACGTGGCGTTCGACCAGGACGCGCTGGTGGCCACGCCGTCGCACCTGGAGGACGCCGAGGCGTGCACCCTTCCCTGTGCCGCCGTCACGGCGTGGCACGCCCTGGTGGTGTACGGCGGAATCGTCCCCGGTCAGTCCGTCCTGACCCTGGGCAGCGGCGGAGTCTCCGTCTTCGCGCTGCAGTTCGCCGTGCTGGCCGGTGCCGAGGTGACGGTCACCTCCAGCAGCGACGCCAAACTGGAGCGGCTGCTGGCGATGGGCGCGGTGGCCGGTGTCAACTACTCCCGGACCCCGGAGTGGGGCAAGCACATCCAGCGGATGACGAACGGCGGCGTCGACCACGTCGTGGAGGTCGGCGGCCCGGGCACGCTGCCGCAGTCGGTCAGGGCCGTGCGGGCGGGTGGGCGGGTGAGCGTGATCGGTGTACTGAGCCAGGGGCCCGGCATCGATCCCGTACAGCTGCTGCGCAGGGCGGTGACGGTCCAGGGGATGCAGGTGGGGAGCAGAGAGACGTTCGAGGCGATGAACCGTGCGGTCGAGCTGCACCGGATCCGTCCTGTCATCGATCATGCGTTTGCGTTCTCCGATGCCGGGGCGGCCTACCGGCGTCTTGAGTCCGGTGGCCACTTCGGCAAGGTGGTCATCGCGGCCGACTGA
- a CDS encoding carboxymuconolactone decarboxylase family protein produces MPHIAISNGLPGIRGLMAERPDTAAPLNALADALLRGPSPLSRGERELIASYVSELNETRFCADTHGAAAAAQLAGGADLVKAVRHHVGTAPLSPLLRALLRIAAEVKDAARPVSDRAVAAARAEGATDAHLHDTVLIASAFCMYNRYVSGLATELPGEPGYYEESGRRITAHGYAPII; encoded by the coding sequence GTGCCGCACATAGCGATCAGCAATGGCCTTCCCGGCATCAGAGGCCTGATGGCCGAACGCCCCGACACCGCCGCCCCGCTCAACGCGCTCGCCGACGCCCTCCTGCGCGGACCGTCACCGCTGAGCCGCGGGGAACGCGAACTGATCGCCTCGTACGTCTCGGAACTCAACGAGACCCGTTTCTGCGCCGACACGCACGGCGCCGCCGCCGCGGCGCAACTGGCGGGCGGAGCGGACCTGGTCAAGGCGGTCCGGCACCACGTCGGGACCGCGCCGCTGTCCCCGCTGCTGCGGGCCTTGCTGCGGATCGCCGCGGAGGTCAAGGACGCGGCCCGGCCCGTCTCGGACCGAGCGGTGGCCGCGGCACGCGCCGAGGGAGCCACGGACGCGCATCTGCACGACACCGTCCTGATCGCCTCGGCGTTCTGCATGTACAACCGCTACGTCAGTGGCCTCGCGACCGAGCTGCCGGGCGAACCCGGTTACTACGAGGAGTCGGGCCGGCGGATCACCGCCCACGGCTACGCCCCCATCATCTGA
- a CDS encoding MFS transporter — MTAGSAPKAGRKEWIGLGILALPTLLVALDVFVLLLALPHLSADLGADSTQQLWIMDIYGFMVAGFLVTMGTLGDRIGRRKLLLIGAAAFGAASLAAAFATSPGMLIAARVLLGIAGASLTPSTLSLITTMFQDAKQRTVAISLWAGCFTLGAIIGPLLGGVMLEYFWWGSLFLIGVPVMVLLLIVGPRVLPEFKSGEAGGIDLPSVLLNVGATIPVIYGIKELARNGWEALPVVVLVVGLVLGVLFVQRQRRLSSPLLDVGLFAHGRFTAALLALLAYSLIGGTIMLFMTQYFQSAQRMSPFEAGLGLLPGMAAATVSFMVCPIIARKVRPAYVIGAGIAGVVAVLLTFSQLNPESGTAVLIVGFAVFSFCGAPIVALGTNMVVGTVPPEKAGSAGALSQMSNEFGAALGVATLGTLGLAIYRSDIADSVPGAVPSGAAEAARDSVAGASAAADSLPEQVGNMLMDAARVAFTGGLHTVAAVSAILIGIAGVFFVLLLRDVPPVGAEGPPEGAEASEESAEETAASADAPVDPAGTPDAPGTTDTSLKV, encoded by the coding sequence ATGACTGCAGGCAGTGCTCCCAAGGCAGGGCGGAAGGAGTGGATCGGGCTGGGCATTCTCGCCCTCCCCACCCTTCTTGTGGCCCTCGACGTGTTCGTTCTCCTTCTGGCGCTGCCGCATCTGAGCGCGGATCTCGGTGCCGACTCCACCCAGCAGCTGTGGATCATGGACATCTACGGCTTCATGGTCGCCGGATTCCTCGTCACGATGGGAACGCTCGGTGACCGCATCGGCCGTCGCAAGCTGCTGCTGATCGGTGCGGCGGCCTTCGGCGCGGCCTCACTGGCCGCCGCGTTCGCCACCAGTCCCGGCATGCTGATCGCCGCCCGTGTCCTGCTCGGCATCGCCGGTGCGAGCCTGACGCCGTCCACCCTCTCCCTCATCACCACGATGTTCCAGGACGCCAAACAGCGGACGGTCGCCATCAGCCTCTGGGCCGGCTGCTTCACCCTGGGCGCCATCATCGGCCCGCTGCTCGGCGGCGTCATGCTCGAGTACTTCTGGTGGGGTTCCCTCTTCCTCATCGGTGTGCCGGTGATGGTCCTGCTGCTGATCGTGGGGCCGCGCGTCCTGCCGGAGTTCAAGAGCGGCGAGGCGGGCGGAATCGACCTCCCGAGCGTCCTGCTGAACGTCGGCGCCACCATCCCGGTCATCTACGGCATCAAGGAACTCGCCCGCAACGGCTGGGAGGCCCTGCCCGTCGTCGTCCTTGTCGTCGGCCTGGTGCTGGGTGTGCTGTTCGTGCAGCGCCAGCGCCGTCTGTCGAGCCCGCTGCTGGACGTGGGTCTGTTCGCGCACGGCCGCTTCACCGCCGCGCTGCTGGCCCTGCTCGCCTACAGCCTCATCGGCGGCACGATCATGCTGTTCATGACCCAGTACTTCCAGTCGGCGCAGCGGATGTCGCCGTTCGAGGCGGGTCTCGGGCTGCTGCCCGGCATGGCCGCGGCCACCGTCTCCTTCATGGTGTGCCCGATCATCGCCCGCAAGGTGCGCCCCGCGTACGTCATCGGCGCGGGCATCGCCGGTGTGGTCGCCGTGCTGCTGACCTTCTCCCAGCTCAACCCGGAGTCGGGCACGGCCGTTCTGATCGTGGGCTTCGCCGTGTTCTCCTTCTGCGGCGCTCCGATCGTGGCGCTGGGGACCAACATGGTGGTCGGGACCGTTCCGCCGGAGAAGGCCGGTTCGGCCGGCGCCCTGTCCCAGATGAGCAACGAGTTCGGGGCGGCGCTGGGCGTGGCGACCCTGGGCACCCTGGGCCTGGCCATCTACCGGTCCGACATCGCCGACTCCGTGCCGGGGGCAGTGCCCTCCGGTGCCGCGGAGGCCGCCCGGGACAGTGTCGCCGGGGCGTCCGCCGCCGCGGACAGCCTGCCCGAGCAGGTGGGCAACATGCTGATGGACGCCGCCCGGGTCGCGTTCACCGGGGGCCTGCACACCGTCGCCGCGGTCAGCGCCATCCTGATCGGGATCGCCGGCGTGTTCTTCGTCCTCCTGCTTCGCGATGTGCCGCCGGTCGGTGCCGAGGGCCCGCCGGAAGGGGCGGAAGCCTCCGAGGAGTCCGCGGAGGAGACCGCGGCATCCGCCGACGCTCCGGTGGACCCCGCCGGTACGCCGGACGCACCGGGCACCACGGACACGTCGCTGAAGGTGTGA
- a CDS encoding acyltransferase, with protein MTALGTGSTVRPHDKKRIGSLDGVRGLCAMVVVITHVAFSTGVVLGSESGPPQKGIWSILSVGAEVGLGPFFILSGMLLYKPFARATLGGARKPVLGEFFLRRGLRLMPAYWLLTAVCLLLLNFSSINSIWYVLRPILLMQDYDYVWYAGMDPTWTIPTEAQFYLVLPLLAWLMHWLAGRVVDPARKIRRMMIPLAVMIVVGFLFTGYMHMESMGPWPPEYWWPFSRLGLFGIGMGMAILSVRAEQSPGEMPALYRLAIRRPNLFWVGALVAYLVNCTSPLGKWGTWDYGTPQFAMLQHISFLAFAFLLMVPLVAPDASSPLMDRVLTNRPTRFLGRISYGIYLWHFVVMYLWFQSGSIFGAPPVPAAFLVGKVGFWEMLAVVVAGTLVLATVSYYFFERPLLNWGERVIKKRRDARSAADTGGSRPAVEENEPKRASV; from the coding sequence ATGACGGCACTCGGGACCGGGTCCACTGTGAGACCCCACGACAAGAAACGCATCGGAAGCCTCGATGGGGTTCGCGGACTCTGTGCGATGGTCGTGGTCATCACCCACGTCGCATTCAGCACAGGTGTGGTTCTCGGCTCCGAATCCGGACCGCCCCAGAAGGGGATCTGGTCCATCCTGTCGGTCGGCGCGGAAGTGGGTCTGGGGCCCTTCTTCATCCTGTCCGGCATGCTGCTCTACAAGCCTTTCGCCCGTGCCACGCTCGGCGGGGCCCGGAAGCCCGTGCTGGGCGAGTTCTTCCTCCGCCGCGGGCTGCGGCTCATGCCCGCCTACTGGCTGCTGACGGCGGTCTGTCTGCTGCTCCTCAACTTCTCGAGCATCAACTCGATCTGGTACGTGCTGCGTCCGATCCTGCTGATGCAGGACTACGACTACGTCTGGTACGCGGGCATGGACCCGACGTGGACCATTCCGACCGAGGCCCAGTTCTACCTCGTGCTGCCCCTGCTCGCCTGGCTGATGCACTGGCTCGCGGGCCGGGTCGTCGACCCGGCGCGGAAGATACGCCGGATGATGATCCCCCTCGCCGTCATGATAGTGGTCGGGTTCCTGTTCACCGGATACATGCACATGGAGTCCATGGGCCCCTGGCCGCCCGAGTACTGGTGGCCGTTCAGCCGTCTGGGCCTCTTCGGGATAGGCATGGGAATGGCCATACTCTCGGTCCGGGCGGAGCAGTCGCCGGGCGAGATGCCCGCGCTCTACCGTCTGGCCATCAGGAGGCCGAACCTGTTCTGGGTCGGGGCACTCGTGGCCTACCTCGTCAACTGCACCTCCCCTCTGGGCAAATGGGGCACCTGGGACTACGGAACACCGCAGTTCGCCATGCTCCAGCACATATCGTTCCTGGCGTTCGCCTTCCTGCTGATGGTCCCGCTGGTCGCGCCCGACGCCAGTTCGCCGTTGATGGACAGGGTGCTGACGAATCGCCCGACACGCTTCCTCGGGCGCATCTCCTACGGCATCTACCTCTGGCACTTCGTGGTGATGTACCTCTGGTTCCAGAGCGGGAGCATCTTCGGCGCCCCGCCGGTGCCCGCCGCCTTCCTGGTCGGGAAGGTCGGATTCTGGGAGATGCTGGCCGTCGTGGTGGCGGGCACGCTCGTGCTCGCCACGGTGAGTTACTACTTCTTCGAGCGTCCGCTGCTGAACTGGGGCGAGCGGGTCATCAAGAAGCGGAGGGACGCCCGTAGCGCGGCGGACACCGGTGGGAGCCGGCCCGCGGTCGAGGAGAACGAGCCCAAGCGGGCGTCGGTCTGA
- a CDS encoding alpha/beta fold hydrolase yields the protein MSATNVENLEVPGATLHYEVSGQGPVLLLICGGPTDAAIYGGLAAALAENYTVVRYDPRGNSRSNLTGTPTDQEIEVYSDDAHRLLAALGDTPAFVVGSSGGALVGLDLAARHPEQVQTLIAHEPPAMELLTDSQRWRDHFQDVHDTYRKDGVGPAMGKFIAGVEEPDGPQAGAPAPQAAPPGPEMGPPDPEMMEMMGRMAANAEFFLGHVMVPFSRFVPDADALKAASTRVVLAAGEASKGTPIHQAGVVLADRVGSEIVDFPGDHQGFLTHSPQFAEQVHKVLTAGQ from the coding sequence ATGTCTGCAACGAACGTGGAAAACCTGGAAGTTCCGGGCGCAACACTGCACTACGAGGTCAGTGGGCAGGGCCCCGTTCTCCTCCTCATCTGTGGCGGACCGACCGACGCCGCGATCTACGGAGGACTCGCCGCGGCTCTCGCCGAGAACTACACCGTCGTGCGGTACGACCCGCGGGGAAACTCGCGGAGCAACCTCACCGGCACGCCCACGGACCAGGAGATCGAGGTCTACAGCGACGACGCCCACCGCCTGCTGGCGGCCCTCGGGGACACCCCCGCGTTCGTCGTCGGAAGCAGCGGCGGCGCACTGGTCGGGCTGGACCTCGCCGCCCGCCACCCCGAGCAGGTGCAGACCCTGATCGCGCACGAGCCGCCGGCGATGGAGCTGCTCACCGACAGCCAGCGGTGGCGTGACCACTTCCAGGACGTGCACGACACCTACCGCAAGGACGGCGTCGGCCCGGCCATGGGCAAGTTCATCGCCGGTGTGGAGGAGCCCGACGGCCCGCAGGCGGGCGCACCGGCACCCCAGGCGGCCCCCCCGGGCCCGGAGATGGGCCCGCCGGACCCGGAGATGATGGAGATGATGGGGCGGATGGCGGCGAACGCCGAGTTCTTCCTCGGCCACGTCATGGTGCCGTTCAGCCGCTTCGTTCCGGACGCCGACGCGCTGAAGGCCGCGTCGACGAGGGTCGTCCTCGCCGCCGGAGAAGCGAGCAAGGGCACGCCGATCCACCAGGCGGGCGTGGTCCTGGCCGACCGTGTCGGATCGGAGATCGTGGACTTCCCCGGCGACCACCAGGGCTTCCTGACGCACAGCCCGCAGTTCGCCGAGCAGGTGCACAAGGTGCTCACCGCGGGTCAGTGA
- a CDS encoding methyltransferase has product MAHLATPMAIRVAATLRVADHIAESPRTAAELAALAGADAGALDRVLRHLATRGVLDRDRSGRYALTAVGEPLRSGHPAGLHAMLDIEGAVGRAELSFVQLLHSVRTGEAAFPVQFGRSFWQDLAEDPARGASFDARMGADLAAARGDDIVSGYDWGSLGRVVDVGGGNGSLLIALLNGHRALHGTVLDLPDTAEVARGALAAAGLADRGDAVSGSFFDPLPPGADGYLLSSVIHDWGDREARAILRRCAEAAGAGGKVFIVERIGADGESPGTGMDLRMLAYYGGRERGAAELTALAADAGLTQLAVHPAGILSIIELATP; this is encoded by the coding sequence ATGGCTCACCTGGCGACCCCGATGGCGATACGTGTCGCGGCAACCCTGCGGGTCGCGGACCACATCGCGGAGAGCCCGAGAACGGCGGCGGAACTGGCCGCACTCGCAGGCGCCGACGCCGGCGCACTCGACCGGGTGCTGAGACACCTCGCCACCAGGGGAGTGCTGGACCGGGACCGGTCCGGCCGCTACGCGCTGACCGCCGTCGGCGAACCGCTCCGCTCGGGTCACCCGGCGGGCCTGCACGCCATGCTGGACATCGAAGGGGCGGTCGGCCGCGCCGAACTCTCCTTCGTCCAGCTGCTGCACAGCGTCCGCACCGGAGAGGCCGCCTTCCCCGTACAGTTCGGGCGCTCGTTCTGGCAGGACCTGGCCGAGGACCCCGCGCGCGGCGCGTCCTTCGACGCCCGGATGGGCGCCGACCTGGCCGCGGCCCGCGGCGACGACATCGTCTCCGGCTACGACTGGGGGTCGCTCGGGCGCGTGGTCGACGTCGGCGGCGGCAACGGTTCGCTGCTGATCGCCCTGCTGAACGGACACCGTGCTCTGCACGGCACGGTCCTCGACCTGCCCGACACCGCGGAGGTGGCGCGCGGGGCACTCGCGGCCGCGGGTCTCGCCGACCGCGGTGACGCCGTATCCGGCAGCTTCTTCGACCCACTGCCGCCGGGCGCCGACGGCTACCTCCTCTCATCGGTCATCCATGACTGGGGCGACCGGGAGGCACGGGCGATCCTGCGCCGCTGCGCCGAGGCCGCGGGCGCCGGGGGGAAGGTCTTCATCGTGGAGCGCATCGGCGCCGACGGTGAGTCACCGGGCACCGGAATGGATCTGCGGATGCTCGCCTACTACGGCGGCAGGGAACGCGGGGCCGCCGAACTCACCGCCCTCGCGGCGGACGCCGGGCTCACCCAGCTCGCGGTGCACCCGGCCGGCATTCTGTCGATCATCGAACTGGCCACGCCCTGA
- a CDS encoding cytochrome P450 yields MTEYVMSMRPREALAALVSPEGRRDPYVFYDAIREHGNLVRIKPGLMAAVGYDECSRALREPRLLVQDAKSHDLLYPDWRSHSSLRRFTDSVLYSNPPDHSRMRRVMSRAFTPRRVAELEPAIVRMADRLLDRMADLGSDGTPVEFMAEFAYRLPVAVIGEMLGVADDDRIWFRAAVEDVTVALEGISRVSRLDAANRAMDELASYFAELVDQRRRHPADDLVSALVTSADTDGERFSHDELVGNLVLLLAAGFDTTTHLLGQGLQLAFENPDQAAGLRTQPALASGYVEETLRFAAPVHATSRFAESDMDVLGTFVPEGTKVLVLLAAGNRDPLRYPSPHRFVPDRPDNQPLSFGAGAHFCLGAPLARVEARIALPMLLRRFPRLAPAGPATYRDRLVVPGHERLPVAVG; encoded by the coding sequence ATGACCGAGTACGTGATGTCCATGCGGCCGCGTGAGGCGCTGGCGGCACTCGTGAGCCCGGAAGGGCGCCGCGACCCCTATGTCTTCTACGACGCCATCCGGGAACACGGGAACCTGGTGCGGATCAAACCGGGCCTGATGGCCGCCGTCGGGTACGACGAGTGCTCGCGCGCGCTGCGGGAGCCCCGGCTGCTGGTCCAGGACGCCAAGAGCCACGACCTGCTCTATCCCGACTGGCGCTCGCACTCCTCGCTGCGCCGCTTCACCGACTCCGTGCTCTACAGCAACCCGCCGGACCACTCCCGGATGCGACGCGTGATGAGCCGCGCGTTCACCCCGCGGCGGGTGGCCGAGCTCGAACCCGCGATCGTCCGGATGGCCGACCGGCTGCTGGACCGCATGGCGGACCTCGGATCGGACGGCACACCGGTGGAGTTCATGGCCGAGTTCGCCTACCGGCTCCCGGTCGCGGTGATCGGAGAGATGCTCGGGGTCGCCGACGACGACCGGATCTGGTTCCGCGCCGCGGTGGAGGACGTGACCGTCGCCCTGGAGGGCATCAGCCGGGTCTCCCGGCTCGACGCCGCGAACCGGGCGATGGACGAGCTCGCCTCCTACTTCGCCGAGCTGGTCGACCAAAGGCGCCGCCACCCCGCGGACGACCTGGTCAGTGCCCTGGTCACCTCCGCGGACACCGATGGGGAGCGGTTCAGCCACGACGAGCTCGTCGGCAACCTGGTACTGCTGCTGGCCGCCGGATTCGACACGACGACCCATCTGCTCGGCCAGGGCCTCCAGCTGGCCTTCGAGAACCCGGACCAGGCCGCCGGGCTGCGTACACAGCCCGCTCTCGCCTCCGGATACGTCGAGGAGACGCTGCGGTTCGCGGCCCCGGTGCACGCCACCAGCCGCTTCGCCGAATCGGACATGGACGTGCTGGGCACCTTCGTGCCCGAAGGAACCAAGGTGCTCGTTCTGCTGGCCGCCGGCAACCGGGACCCGCTGCGCTACCCATCGCCGCACCGCTTCGTCCCGGACCGGCCGGACAACCAGCCCCTGAGCTTCGGCGCCGGCGCCCACTTCTGCCTGGGGGCACCGCTCGCCCGGGTGGAGGCGCGGATCGCGCTTCCCATGCTGCTCCGCCGCTTCCCGCGCCTCGCGCCCGCGGGCCCCGCGACGTACCGCGACCGGCTGGTCGTCCCGGGCCACGAGCGGCTTCCGGTAGCGGTCGGTTAG
- a CDS encoding enediyne antibiotic chromoprotein: MTAKNKLGLIARIGATAAVAAGLALAVQPGAMAAAAAVTVSQSTGLSDGQQISVAATGLTPNTQFQVGQCALVEPGKFGCDKTTSVNVTADAQGKINSSITVHTSFQAVVGSDGTVWGTVDAKATQTQIVVLSATGDGGSQPINFL, from the coding sequence ATGACTGCAAAGAACAAGCTCGGCCTCATCGCTCGCATCGGTGCCACCGCCGCGGTCGCCGCCGGACTGGCGCTCGCCGTCCAGCCCGGCGCCATGGCCGCGGCCGCCGCGGTCACGGTGTCGCAGTCGACGGGCCTGTCCGACGGTCAGCAGATCTCGGTCGCGGCCACGGGTCTGACGCCGAACACGCAGTTCCAGGTCGGTCAGTGCGCGTTGGTGGAGCCCGGCAAGTTCGGCTGCGACAAGACCACTTCGGTGAACGTCACCGCCGACGCGCAGGGCAAGATCAACAGCTCGATCACCGTCCACACCTCCTTCCAGGCGGTCGTGGGCTCCGACGGCACCGTCTGGGGCACCGTGGACGCCAAGGCCACCCAGACCCAGATCGTCGTACTCAGCGCCACGGGTGACGGCGGCAGCCAGCCGATCAACTTCCTGTAA
- a CDS encoding FAD-binding protein, with protein sequence MSAAEVRDDTLAEPGTPRYEEAARVFNLAAPARPAAAVTACGPAEVRAAVLAATRRGLSVRVHTSGHASGAVRPVDGSALIRTAPSGKVEIDAARRTARIPAGARWGDVVEAAAPHGLAAAHGSAADVGVVGYLLGGGVSFYGRRTGLAANTVRAVELVAADGESVRADATTEPELFWALRGGGGGFGVVTAVEVSLFPVARVVTGATYWPAADAAPLLAAWRAWTKDAPREATTSLRLMNLPPVPGVPPQLAAGPVLCVDGAVHAPTEQDIPAAQRHADELLGALREIAPALLDTWALTGPAGVLDAHMDPADPVPFIGDHLLLREFGDDGAEAFLGAVGAGSGSPLAVATLRQLGGAFAEEDPAGGVLNQVDAAYAYMGSGPPFGPVTVEALERHCATVRAALAPWDTGRTVPSLVEGFTRPQRHLTDDRAADVDRIRRRYDPRGVFADDVSAGAASL encoded by the coding sequence ATGAGCGCGGCCGAGGTACGGGACGACACACTCGCCGAACCGGGCACCCCCCGGTACGAGGAGGCCGCCCGGGTCTTCAACCTGGCCGCCCCCGCCCGCCCGGCCGCGGCCGTCACCGCGTGCGGGCCGGCCGAGGTACGGGCCGCGGTGCTCGCGGCCACCCGCCGGGGGCTGTCCGTCCGGGTGCACACCTCCGGGCACGCCTCCGGTGCCGTACGTCCGGTCGACGGCTCCGCGCTGATCCGCACCGCCCCGTCCGGCAAGGTCGAGATCGACGCGGCCCGGCGGACCGCCAGGATTCCGGCGGGCGCGCGCTGGGGCGACGTCGTCGAGGCGGCGGCGCCGCACGGGCTCGCGGCGGCACACGGATCCGCGGCCGATGTCGGCGTGGTCGGCTATCTGCTCGGTGGGGGAGTCAGCTTCTACGGCCGCCGCACCGGGCTGGCCGCGAACACGGTGCGGGCGGTCGAACTCGTCGCCGCCGACGGCGAGAGCGTCCGCGCCGACGCCACCACCGAACCCGAACTGTTCTGGGCACTGCGCGGAGGCGGCGGCGGCTTCGGTGTCGTCACCGCCGTCGAGGTCTCCCTCTTCCCGGTGGCACGGGTCGTCACCGGCGCGACGTACTGGCCGGCCGCCGACGCCGCACCTCTCCTGGCCGCCTGGCGCGCCTGGACGAAGGACGCGCCGCGCGAGGCGACCACCTCCCTGCGCCTGATGAACCTGCCCCCGGTCCCCGGTGTCCCGCCGCAACTCGCCGCCGGACCCGTGCTCTGCGTGGACGGCGCCGTCCACGCGCCGACGGAACAGGACATCCCGGCGGCCCAGCGGCACGCGGACGAACTCCTCGGAGCACTGCGGGAGATCGCGCCCGCGCTGCTCGACACCTGGGCGCTCACCGGCCCGGCCGGGGTGCTCGACGCGCACATGGATCCGGCCGACCCGGTCCCCTTCATCGGTGACCACCTCCTGCTGCGGGAGTTCGGCGACGACGGGGCCGAGGCGTTCCTGGGCGCCGTGGGAGCGGGCTCCGGCTCGCCGCTGGCCGTCGCCACGCTCCGGCAGCTCGGCGGCGCCTTCGCCGAGGAGGATCCGGCGGGCGGCGTCCTGAACCAGGTGGACGCGGCGTACGCCTACATGGGATCGGGCCCCCCGTTCGGCCCGGTGACCGTGGAGGCCCTGGAGCGGCACTGCGCGACGGTGCGCGCGGCTCTCGCGCCCTGGGACACCGGCCGTACGGTGCCCTCCCTCGTGGAGGGGTTCACCCGGCCGCAGCGCCACCTCACCGATGACCGGGCGGCGGACGTCGACCGGATCCGCCGCCGGTACGACCCGCGCGGCGTCTTCGCGGACGACGTCTCCGCCGGAGCGGCATCGCTCTGA
- a CDS encoding helix-turn-helix transcriptional regulator translates to MTGDELSNTFSALADPTRRAILVRLAAGEATVNELAEPFTISLQAVSKHLKVLERAGLITRGRDAQWRPCRLEVAPLDAAAEWIESQAQVWQSRFDRLDQHLQETQRKQKETET, encoded by the coding sequence ATGACGGGTGACGAGCTCAGCAACACCTTCTCCGCCCTGGCGGATCCGACCCGCCGGGCGATCCTGGTCCGCCTCGCCGCTGGGGAAGCAACGGTCAATGAGCTGGCCGAACCATTCACGATCAGTCTTCAGGCGGTCTCCAAGCATCTCAAGGTCCTTGAGCGGGCCGGACTGATCACGCGGGGCCGCGACGCGCAGTGGCGGCCCTGCCGACTCGAGGTGGCACCGCTGGACGCCGCCGCGGAATGGATCGAGAGCCAGGCACAGGTCTGGCAGTCGAGGTTCGACCGCCTCGACCAGCACCTGCAGGAAACCCAACGAAAGCAGAAAGAGACAGAAACATGA
- a CDS encoding SRPBCC domain-containing protein — protein sequence MANSATTDEYVAALDRSPRGSALGELTATRVFNAPRELVFRAFVEPEQFVNFWGPAGTTVSPSSITIEPWAGGRFEGTAVRDADADEYAMTCVFLAVVEPELLSYRDSISGIVSSLVFTDLGDGRTRTSVFHSTGRADAHP from the coding sequence GTGGCGAATTCCGCCACCACCGACGAGTACGTGGCCGCCCTCGACAGGAGCCCACGAGGTTCCGCTCTCGGTGAGCTCACTGCCACAAGAGTTTTCAACGCCCCGCGAGAACTGGTTTTCAGAGCCTTTGTCGAGCCGGAACAGTTCGTCAATTTTTGGGGCCCGGCAGGTACGACGGTGTCACCCTCCAGCATCACGATCGAGCCGTGGGCCGGCGGGCGGTTCGAAGGCACCGCCGTCAGGGACGCGGACGCTGACGAGTACGCGATGACATGCGTCTTTCTCGCGGTGGTCGAACCCGAACTGCTCTCCTACCGGGACTCCATTTCGGGCATCGTCTCCAGCCTGGTCTTCACCGACCTCGGTGACGGACGGACCCGGACCTCGGTGTTCCACAGCACGGGCCGGGCCGACGCCCACCCGTAG
- a CDS encoding SRPBCC domain-containing protein has protein sequence MTLPSTAGTDLGELTVTRVFNAPREQVFKAFIEPEQLSRFWSPVGTSLPVDRITIDARPGGAFETVMVADADGTEYPMSATYLDVVEPEKIAFTVNATGLVSTMTFSDVDGRTELVVHQTNVSAQFRTPEAVAGLNSSFDRLTELLAQSA, from the coding sequence ATGACACTTCCGAGCACGGCCGGCACAGACCTCGGAGAACTCACCGTCACCCGCGTGTTCAACGCGCCCCGGGAGCAGGTCTTCAAGGCGTTCATCGAGCCCGAGCAGCTGTCCCGCTTCTGGAGCCCGGTCGGCACCTCGCTCCCGGTGGACAGGATCACGATCGACGCCCGTCCGGGCGGCGCCTTCGAGACGGTCATGGTGGCCGACGCCGATGGCACCGAGTACCCGATGAGCGCCACCTACCTCGATGTCGTCGAGCCGGAGAAGATCGCCTTCACCGTGAACGCCACGGGCCTGGTCTCGACCATGACCTTCTCGGACGTCGACGGCCGGACCGAACTGGTCGTCCACCAGACCAACGTCTCCGCGCAGTTCCGCACCCCCGAGGCCGTGGCCGGCCTGAACAGCAGCTTCGACCGGCTGACCGAGCTGCTGGCGCAGTCCGCCTGA